The genomic region CATGAATCTGCACATCTGCCGAAAATATGGGATAAAACAGTCTAGGAAGTTGAAGACCCACTCCGTTTAGTCGACTGTCTCGAATGAAGTGGTCGAAATACGGGTTGAAACGACGATAAAGACGGATAGtttagtcaataataataaaccagacaTTTTTATCTACGACAAAGTTCTGAACATCATTACGTTCATCGAAGTTGGGATTATTTTTTAACAATCTTTTAAGCATGTGGAAGTCGAGAAATTACACAAATACGATCTCTTGGGAAGCGAATTGAAGTTAATTTACAATTCAAATGTGAACGTCGTACCACTGGTTCTCACATGGAATGGAATAGTATCCAAATTTTACAAGCACTACCAAAACTCCCTACAAGTCTAAAATTCGACTCGTGCTTATGTCCAGACGATCGTAATTAAAAAGACAGTAGAGAGCATGCGTCCTGAATACAAACTCTTGGCTACGGCTACAAATCATGCAATCAATGAACGACTGAGTGGAGGAAGCACCACCAGGAGACATTAGAGGAACCTGTCGAGGACATAAATGCTGCATCCCGGCCCATGAATCTGGCTGAAGGAGGCGGATCAAAAGCAAAGAGGAGGAAGCCGAAACCAAAATTATCATGATGagaaatatcttcattttaaTCAATTTACTAATCtggatttaataatattttattaagttaaatattatttaaattaatttttttatgttggACAACCGTTTtgattttcataaaataatattttacaagaTGGCACACTTCCTCCTAAATGTTTAACATTCCTCTTATCTGAACAAAAACTTAGGAACAGTTCAATTTCTTCAGTGGAAGCACTAGTGCGGCAACTAATAGACATTGAATCGATTCAATTCGGAGATTTCACTCTCGGGAACCAAGAACAAACTTCAGTGTACTTTGACTTACGTCTTATCCCATCTCACACAATTGTGATGGTATTATCATAATTCATACaatttacaaagaaacaaacaattgaTTTACTCTGTTCAAAAATATTGGAGAGTGCTCTTGAATTCGATATCATTTGCGGAGTGCCCTTTGCAGCCATCAGTTTTGCCACAGTCAGTTATATATCTTATTAAAGTGTGTCTCCCTCGGGCTTAATAAGGGAATGATACTCAAAAGAAAGGAATTAAAGAAATATGGCACACAAAAATTAATCGAGGGGACGTGGACAAAGGGAATGAGGTGTCTCGTTGTTGAAGATGTTGTTGTCAGGGGGGATTCGATTAATCAAGTCGTCCAAGTAATTTTTGATCACAGTTTTTAAGGACCTGAGGAATAATGGACTGATTGTTGAAGACGCAATTACAATCTTGGACAGAGAACAGGGCGGGGCTGCCAATTTACTGgcaaataatgtcaaattacaTTCGTATTGCCTCACCAGTCATTTGATAGAGTACTCACGTGTAGTGGAGTCTATAAGGCAATCAGGAAGGAACCAGAGTTTGAGGGGATGGcctcaaaattatttgaatttatgCAGAACAGCTGTGTGGGGCTGACCTTGGTTGGTTAATAGTGATTTAGTCTCAAGGGCAATGGAGACtgcaaaaataatggaaaaaagtctttgttttagttaattttctaattgtttgatttcagctttctttttttttatctattttctaaTTAAGTTGCTTTTATAAGCAATACAGACACTAGAATCATCTAAAACTCCAGCAAATCTAGTAACGTCAGGGATCTCAGCTATATCTAATTCTTTAATTAATATTGACTGTTTCCATtacttaaaattaaatacagaaacACAAGTATATCTAATTATCGCAGCGTCTAATTCtcatgttaaaaaatatttttcaatccaAATATATCGTAAACATAATAgtatttgtagtattaattttttCAGAATATTCATATGGCAGTttgaataaattctaaataatatGATAacaatcatcatttaaaatcaaatttgttAATAAATTGTGAGAACAAAAATATACCTTTGTTTTTTCATCGcttaaaactttttttcaaataatagaCCTATTCGGAAGCATAAGTAACAACCCACAACATCTGTTTCATGCTTATTGAACATCTTCAAATTAAAAGTTCAATAAACATTCTTTTTCCCGGTCTTAATCAATACATGCTCTCATGTTGATAATTTTTAAGTTAAGTGGCGTAAAATTGACGTGACGCcagaataaaatatcaaaatattgacGTGTCGCCAGaataaaatattctaatattGATTGTTAGATGACAGATCAATCAAAAAATGTATTAACTTGTTTGGCTACAAATAAAAAAACGCTACACTGTCCTTGTCGATTTCCAGCACGACTGACGTATTATCTTACATTTAGTGTGTGATTACCCGAAAAACATTAAAGAAGGTGTCTACAGAACATGAGTTTAGAATGATCCCACCGGAATAATGCCAAAAGTCTGGTTTACAAATGGAACAACGAAGGAAACGTTACCGAGTGCGACAATTAAGTTGAATTTGAGAACGTCCAAAGAAGAAGCCGGGGCTGTAAGATGGAGGAATGTTTCCATTGAGGAGATTAGCTTTaattagaagagaagaaaaattgaCTGACAGAAAACGCATTTATTAAAAACTTAAGTAATGTCTCTCAGAAACGCTAATTTTGGTTCCTAGGAAAAAATCGGTTGATTCCCTCCATACTTGAACCCACTGAGATCGATCAAGGGGATGTGAAGAGACCGGACGGGATCACTGTATTTTTCCTCAACAAAAGAAAGCCACTCACCTAAGACGCGTGTGGACTCATTCTCGCCTCAGAACCTGCTGATGTCCCCATCCGCCCCTGGATCAATCGTCACAGTGCAAAAAGATGAGGAAGTACTCTTTGCTTATAGAGAAATACAAATTCCTTTCATTCGCTGTTGAGTCTTCCGGTTCCTTGAAAAAAGGCCAATTAGCTTCGTGCAGGAGATCGGATCTCGGATGTCTACATTCACAGGCAATGCCTGCGATTCGAAATGCTTATtgagcggatatcccttgcgatagtacgctctaactcATCTTCGATCGCGTCAGCCTCTGGCATGGCAAACTACCGACACGACAAATAGATTAacatattttattcaatgaattttgaTCTAAAACTATCAATGATCGAGAAGACGTTGCCCCTCAGAATTTGAAATGAGATTCTTTGGAACAGCCATTGCTTCTCCCGAGGTTCTTGTCTCCTGGAGATCAGTTTCCCGATTCTTCTAACGAGTTCAAGAGATTTGTTGCTCATGGCTCTGGATGTTTCTACAGAGATTAGGGAAAGATCACGTTGTCCTACAGGTTGGagtatttcaagattttatgTTCATCAGCCTTTTTAGCGGCTGACTCTGGACTGATTGCCTAGTCGACTATATTCGTTTTCGAGAAAGTGTCCGTGCATGTAGAATCGCATCCGAGGCATTTCAGATTAATCCACGGAAAAAAATGACTCCATCTGGGCGTTTCCCGTCTGCACGCTAAAGCCTAACAGGCTCTAGTTCGGAAGGGAATCCTGCAGCTTGTAACGTAGTCAAAATAATCTCGTTGATAACGGAATATCTGGGTCACGCCCAGCACTCCTTCTCCATGAAAAGGGGTGTAGTCCTTTGGTATCGACTTTACTCTCACATCGGCATTGGCCCTCCGAACAAACATTAATTCCCAAGTGCATTGATATGTCAATCCTCACACAGTAATCATCGAGAAAAGTTCCAGACTGGAACTTCTTTATGAAAGAAGTCGTTAGAGGGGCGGTTTCCCTCGCGATAGGAATGAAACGATGCGGTTCGAGCCTCAATGCAAGGTTGTCTGAGATGGATTTGCAGTTTGATTGCTACCAAGGATGAATTATTTATGATAAAAACAAGAGCCAATGTTACAGATTTGGTTAACATTAAATACACCACAACAATGTGTCAGAATTTGTTAAAATCCTTTTTTCACCtagctttttttttacttgtcacACGACACTCCCCAAATACCTTTGCAGTGATGCTGGATTTCTCAAAGGGGTCCAACAATCTGAGGAGTAACTGTATGTTGGAATCATGCTCGCGGCGTACGCCTGAGATCATGACTGGCTCACCTTGCTTACGGATTCAAAAGTTCGCTTTTCTTTGACAAACACAATGTCCGTTCCCTGACTGAAGTCCAAAAAATTGAGAATATACACTCCTCGccaaaaaaaatgattcaaaattcatatttagtttttctttgaaaatcttataaatattctaatttcaaaaaacTTAGTAGAttagttgtaattattattatttaattttaataaaatatttgttaattgcaTTAATTTGTCCGCTGTGGAAACCGCCTATCGGGGTGTGTGGAACTTAGAAGGGGAGTCCCGCAGGGATCTATCTTGAGTCCACTTCTGTTCAACCTCTTCTTGGCGGACATTCCTCTGCCGTCGACACGTACTGGCAAGCTCGTTATCTATGCTGACGATATCCTGGTCATGGATACCTCGAAAAGGATATCGCAGTCTTGGAGACGACTGAAATCATACATTGCAACGCTAAAGATGTGGACTATAGAGAAGGGTTTGACCCTAGCACCGGAGAAGAGCACCATTTCATGGTTGCGGAGAGGGAGTCGCTATGCGGAGTCTTGTGCATATGCGATGAGTAGCTATGTGATGGAtctctcgaaaagaaaaaatctttcttacctgggagcaaccattaactgtcgtggctcgtacgtagagcatatagcaaatcagagaaagaggagtgtgaggatcctcaaaagcttaaccaggttccatctggatccggaaacgtacatctacgtatacaaaacgtgtgtgcagccagtcctcacatatggctacgagggctggtacggtacggaggagagtgactacctgatcgaacagttggaaaagacaagacgtttcgctatgaaattggcttacggagtacaacttgacggaaggctaaaagactcacaagaatcctctgtgcccacgatccggatggtcttggagaattgtcgtcaaacatgactagtattggggatacgcatggaaagagacacttcggtgccttgtttttatctccccgccgatgtttttcttccttgtttttctttttcttttcgctcaataaacactattctattctctaatttggaaaaattaaaagcatgACACACAATATGTTAGTATATGTCAGTgacaaaaaaaatgattcaaaaatattatctatacaaatatcttgttttataTGATTTAATATCTCTATTTTAGGAAAAAGCATATGGATGACTTTACAAAAGGAAAAATTATTGCtttatatgaaacaaaaatgacACTTCGGGCAATTTCTTTGAAAGTTGGGGTACATGAGGCCACAGTGTCTAATTTTATCCAACGATACAAAAAGAATGGCACAATCCATCGGAAACCAGGATCTGGAAGGCCAAAAATACTTGATAAAAATGATTTGAAAGAATTGATAAAGTATTCGGAAGAAAATCCAACAAAAACATCTAAAGAGATCTCAAGTGAAATGACGAAACTAACCAATAAAGCAATTTCCTCAAGAACAGTTATAAGAAATCTTAATGAAAATGGTATATTTGGACGTATTGCAAAAAATAAGCCATTTTTGAATATAAAACACACTaaaaaaagattagaaataacgaaaagatttcttgccatttctgatgaaaaatggaaaaccacaattttctcagatgaatGCATTTTTTACGCCAATCCAAACAAAACTCGAAAAATAGTATATAGGAAGAGCGGTGAACAACTTAAttccaaaaatatttcaacaacagtGAAATTTGGAACAGGTTGATTTggcttgaaaacaaaaaatagggAAAATCATGATATGGGGATGTTTTTCTTTTAACGGCGTCGGAGAATTAGTTTTTGTTGACGGAACATTGAATTCtgcaaaatatttaaatcttttaGTCAACAGCCTACCGAGATCAGTTGCAAAAATGGGACTTAATGACTTTGTTTTTCAACAGGATAATGCACCGTGTCATACAGCGAAGTTAATCATGAATtattttgataaagaaaatataaaaacactagACTGGCCATCCCAGTTACCTGATCTAAATCCAATTGAGCATTTATGGGCTCATATAAAAGCGGAACTCAGTAAAATCGATTTGAAAAATGCTGAAGAATTAAAGCAGGAACTTCTTCATATTTGGGGAAATACAGTGAATCCTCgcaaattggccatttttggtaCATAGAGATTTTATGGCCAATTTGAGAAAATGgccaatttgaaaaaaatcaatatttaaaaataaaataaacacgtttaaattttattaaaataaaattcaatccctaattcctttttatttgctctttttacattttctttgtattttcttattgCAGTAATCAGCGAAACATCATTCTCATTTTCTGCATTACAGTAAAGTTGCCTTTCTATTCTAGTTAATGTCTTTGCAATATCTTTTCTATCGAGTGGATATATGATTTTTGTCTCTTCGTCGCTAATTTCAGACTCTTGATCCTCTTGTAAACAATTTTCGTTTATATCTTGATCTTCTGTGTTTTCGATATTTAGAAAATCTTCGCTCATTAGAGGATCGAAAATgtcagttctttcaatttcagtctcATAATGTTCAATTAATGTATTTTCGTGATTAGATTCatttaaaatcttaaaacaattttgaatagTTTCAGTAGATACGTCATCCCAAGccatattaacaaacaaaattgcatcttttaatgtcaattttttgtatgaattgtatacagaaatattttcagtctCCAGCAAATCAGTTAAGTACTGTAGCTTTCTTCTCATGAAATGAGTCTTGAAGGTTTTTATAATTCCAATATCCATTGGTTGTAGTAATCCAGTAGaatttttaggaaaaataaaatctAATACAATCCAAGTTTTGAGGAATAGAATGTGCAGGACAGTGGTCTATTAGcaataaaattttcttctttttattttaagctGGAGATCAAAGCTAATAATCCAATCAATAAAAATAGATCCAGTCATCCAAGCTTTCTGTGAGCTATAATATGAGACAAGACATCCATAgtcaaaatttttaaaacatctaGGCATTTTTGGTTTTCCAATCATCACAGGTTTCAATTTATGACTTCCGGTCATGTTTGAACAAAGCATAATAGACACACGgtctttaaaatttttgtatcCTTGGAATCGGTTTCTGCATACGCTTTTCGATGGAATAAGCTTGTAGTATAATGCAGTTTCATCCAAATTATAAATTAGATCAGGCTTATACGATTTAGAAATTTCTTAAATTCTTCACGAAAAGAATTAATGTCAACTACTTTATCTGTTCGCATCTCTCCATGTAATTTTAGCATTCTAAAACCGTGTCTCTTTTGAATTTTGCCAGAAATCCATTAGAATTTTTAAAGTTACTAAGTTGTAGCTCTTCGGCAAAATGCGCAGCCTTACACGATATTAAGGAATCATTCAAAAAACCACCTAAAAATTGGTTTTCAATTAATACCTTTAGACTCTATTGTATCCATCCATTCAATCAATTTTTCTTCAAGCGTAGGAAATTTTGGTTTGTGAGCAGCTTTATACGAATTTTGATAGATTTTCGAATCCCGTAAAATAGAGTCTTTATTAAGCAGTAGATTATGATCGTCTTTCTCGAGATCGTCTTGTGGAATAAATGTGAGAATCTGTCAGCCAGAAGCTGACACGAAACACTGTCATTTTCTTCCTTGTAGtttataatttgtgttttttCAAGAAAAGTGAGCCGAGTATAACGTCCACGAGAAATTTTATAAGACATGTGattaaaaaaatagtttattttctaattagaaaaataataattcaaaaattgtggccaatttgagaattggccaatttactaagaaaattaatttttttcttagtaaATTGTGCAAAAATTGGCCAATTTAAAAATTGGCCAATTTAAAAATTGGCCAATTTGCGAGGTGGCCAATTTGCGAGGATTCACTGTACAGTCCGACCCCCAAATGGGGCACCAAGTGCCCCAaaatgcgggggtgccccaaaaacaggggtttgttattttttaaaaattaaaccattaataaacatcaaaaaacatttttactaaaatattcagttattttctttttatttatagagTTTTGTCTGATACTGTTCGTCAATTTCAgccgaaaatcaaaaaatctcggagcatacttggtgcaacattagaaattttttcttctaaattgttaagcagatcttttgtttttgctacgacattttcactattttcggtttctgaatatgtatcataaacattattgttcatgTCTTCGCATTCTCCATCAATTGTTTCGTTAACAACTTGATCTAAATGTTCATCTGTTAGACCATAGGTTTTCACGAGAAATTTCTCGCGGCGCAAATGCTAATAAAAAATAATCTCGCGGCACAtaatcaaaaatcaaaacataattataaaattccaaattcaaaatttattatttttacataatttttctatGTCTGGCTCAATATTTGATAAGGCCAGCCGCATTTCTGAATCTAAATCCAGTAGATTTTCTCgcttatttgttttaatgttttgtaatGCAGAAAATCCCTTTTCACACAAATAAGTTGTTGCAAATTGTAGAATGATCCGCATTGCTTTATCTGTTATTTTTGGAAATCTAGAACGAATTTTGATCCAAAATTCGCCAATATTTAATTCCGTATGTGATAATTTTAAGGTACGATCATTAAATAGTTCAATAAGCTCCATATTTTCGAACAATGATAACTCATTACTATGACTAACCAAAAATAGATTCCGTATCTAaaactaattatttaaaataaatacccaATCATATTTTTCAATGTCTATGTCTGGAAAATAATTATTGACTTTTTGTTCCAATGATGTCAAATGCTCATATATAAGACTTTGTATTATGGTACCGTCAGAATCTAAATTGGCTTTATAAATTAGAATGCGAAACCATTAGTCTTAGGAAACATGCTAAAATCCCCACTTAATACTAGTCTTCTCCAATAtgtaatattcatttttaaagcatttaactTGTCCGTACAACTCAAAATTGTCTCATTATTTCCTTGCATGCTTAGATTCACATCATTCAATATCGAAAATATGTCCGTTAGATATGCTAATTTTAATTTCCAATTCGAATTGCTGATCAATTCATGAAATTGATAGCATTGTTCTCTCGTGAAAAATTCAGCTATCGTGTCCCTTAATTCATACACTCTGGCCAGTACCCTTCCCCGTGATAACCATCGTATTTCGGTATGtaacaataaatttttataaCTTGCTCCCATTTCATCgcataaagaattaaaaattctAGAATTTTTAGATCGAGTTTTTATATAATTGATCATTTTTATGACATCATCTATAACTGATTTTAAAGCAGACGGAAGAGTTTTCGAAACCAATACTTCACGATGTAAAAAACAATGTGTTGAAAGTATTTGATCATTCTGTGCTTTTAGTAAAGAAACCTGAATTTAatcatataataaaacaatatacaagtcCATTAAGTCTTCCAGACATAGATGGTGCCCCATCTGTGAATACACCAacacaatttttaaaggaaatattatgttgattaAAATAATCAAATTGTACATATCAATTGCACGAGTAGTAGTAACTAGTGCCTTGCAGAAAAGAAATTGTTCAATAATACTTTCTGACTTTTCAGTACGAATATAAATAAGCAACTGTGCAATTCCTGCTACGTCAGTTGATTCGTCAATTTGCAATgaatataaattgtttttcatTATAGATACCACTTTTTCTTCAATATCAAACGACATTGTACTAATTCTTCGACAAATAGTATTGTCAGAAAAgggaattttcaataattttttttcaaattccacgCCAAACATTGTTCGGACTATTAATTTGCATGCTGGAAGgataagattttcggcaattgtaTGAGGTTTCATTTTCTTGGCAATCAATTCCGATACTAGATAAGAGCACTTTACTGCATCTTCTGattttccaaatgattttgaaaatgattttttacttactctaaatatgtatatatataattattaacactACCTATGTTTTTTgcttaattctttaaaataatcaATTGAATAATCTTTATATTCCGGGTGCTTAGATAAAAAATGTCTACGAAGTTTAGATGGAACCATTGATTCATTCGACAACACCTCCATGCAAATCAGGCACTGTGGTAAACTATTTCCAGTGCCACAACAGTCAAAACCCATAGATAAAAAAGATGATTTGTAATGACGAATACTCCGATGCACAGACATAACAAATAGCAACgtgattataatttattataattgtttcattataaataatttttaagttaaaaattaaacaaaaaataagtaaatatagatCTTCACGCGGCACATTTTTTATCATCCCGCGGCACAAAAATGTGCCGCGGCGCAGTGTTTGAAAACCTCTGTGTTAGACAGTTTTTTGTTGCATAAGAATCACGGTTCCTGTCGattttcttccaacaattaacaatacttttagcatctattttctcccatccttttgaaattagcatcataacctgacgcaaatttaatttaccaatagaatgtgtaaaattgttttcgaaatcttgaaaacataaaaattccataagaaagaggaataataatctttaaaaatcttgattattcccatatccaaaggttgtaaatagggcgttgtatttttcggcaaaaataaaaattcgatGTTCGAACATTCGGCAGTTTTATGGCATCCCGCATTGtcaagtattaataatatttttctgttgtttttgcaaaACGATTCATTTATAAGTGTAAGCCAACTCATAAAAGTCtttccagtcatccatgcattttgagaagatgaatacaataacccaaaatcttgaacatcaaaattttttagacaccgaggttttttatattttccaataatcaaTGGATTAAGTTTTCCCCCGATTAAACTGCAGCATAGAAGAACAGTGAGTCTTTCTTTCCCTTGTTTATAACCAAAACACGGTTCGCCTTGTTCAACAAATGATTTTTGAggagttctttttataaaaagcgcagtttcatcacaattaaatatattctcaggtccatattttaatactttctggtcatatttttcaaaataatttttcacataagataaatcacatgaagctttttcaccacatattgacttgaattgaagttcatgccgcaatttaaatctatcaagccacccattggaagctttaaaagaagtaaatccaatttttgaagctgtaactaaggcaatttttttcaaaatagggcctgaaatcggaattttatctacgcgtagtctttgaaatatttcaaagacttgatcatcaaatttatctttatcggctttaaatgtgtcatattcctcagaaatagtattgccgtgttgcaagaaaggtacaatatttcgttttattcttgatattgttcctttacttgtgttgtactttttcattagttgcctctcagataaatttttcttcaaaatttctttagcaatcttcaatttagtttcgtaatccataaccacaacaataaaaatataaattgaaaataaaacaaaaaataattaatttattataattttattttatttttaattccttataaatgattttatggtgccccaaaaattccataattttttatcgatttttattttttttctgccaaaatgtacttttggaataaagtgccccaaattgcgggggtgccccaaaatccgagggtgccccacccctggggtCTGCCCCATTTTGGGGTCGGACTGTATTCCTAAATATTATATTGAAAAACTTGTTTTATCTATGAAAAAACGTTGTTGGGATATTTTTATGGCAAAAGGAGGAAATACCAGATATTAATTACaaagtttttaattttgaatcattttttttgtcACTGACATATACTAACATATTGTGTGTTgtgcttttaatttttccaaattaatgtaattagcaaatattttattaaaataagatCATAATAATTACAACTAATCTACTAAgttttttgaaattagaatatttataagattttcaaaaaaaaactaaatatgaattttgaatcattttttttggCGAGGAGTGTAGATTCTGTAAGAATCAGAAGAGGGGTGTCATTTTTGGAGAAGGATACGATCTTAAATCATGTCCTTTGCAGAAGGAGTCCAAAATGAAGTGTGTAAACTTTAGTTCAGACGAGCACCTTTCCTGGTTTTCTGGCTGTCTACATGCAAGAGAAGCACAAAACAAGCATACACCGAAGGCTACTTCTTTCACAAGTGCTTTAAGGGCTCAGTCAGTGTGGAATCATTCGGATTTAGGTAGAGGAAATCTAATTCCATGTTCATTGCTTAATAAATCTCCAATATTTATGAAATGAagtaataatatcaattttattctttaaaatataatttatggatCAAATCGAATGCAAGCCTTTTTCCACTTGCACTGGTTACACCAAGAATCCCTCTGATGAATTCCGTAAAATTTGCgacattttcctattttttgaGCTTTTCTTGGCTGTTTAAGTGAAATTACTGCCTTTTTAACTTTATAAAAATGGGATTTCTTGTATATAAGGATTAAGTCAAGAAACCGATTTATTCAACgaatttattttcccttttccgGAAAATAAAAATTCCGAGATTTTAGATAcgttcaattttctttttaactttttacGTTCTCTTGCGTATATTTGGCAGTAAATC from Octopus sinensis unplaced genomic scaffold, ASM634580v1 Contig14492, whole genome shotgun sequence harbors:
- the LOC115230102 gene encoding uncharacterized protein LOC115230102, whose product is MTGSPCLRIQKKKHMDDFTKGKIIALYETKMTLRAISLKVGVHEATVSNFIQRYKKNGTIHRKPGSGRPKILDKNDLKELIKYSEENPTKTSKEISSEMTKLTNKAISSRTVIRNLNENGIFGLNSLPRSVAKMGLNDFVFQQDNAPCHTAKLIMNYFDKENIKTLDWPSQLPDLNPIEHLWAHIKAELSKIDLKNAEELKQELLHIWGNTVNPRKLAIFVISETSFSFSALQ